Proteins from a genomic interval of Pseudomonas silesiensis:
- a CDS encoding carboxylate-amine ligase, whose translation MTRHLKFGMEEEYFITDLDSRCMSGHPPGAAIDACKAVLGECFAHEMFQGQIEVASPIFTSLAQAAQYLGAARQALRLALQPYGLGLLTAGSHPLADWRTQQATEQTHFLKLFDDYQHVAWRSLLSGLHVHVEVPGHLDRIRVMNEVLPWMPLLLALSCSSPFWNGADSGFMSYRQTACDEWPRMGVPEYFEDQVAYDAYVDLLIRTGTIHQASECWWGVRPATRFPTLELRMTDACPRLDDALCIASLFRLLVACAIDQPRPGSNWAQESRWILQENRWRAKRFGIHASFIVEGYDRPFSAEQWLFMAEQIFGDAAQVMGVEEVFSQARRILLQGTSAERQRNLYRQVLHNTGDVQAALAGVVDQLLRETAEQPCLSNDPTRAVCES comes from the coding sequence ATGACCAGACACCTGAAGTTTGGCATGGAAGAGGAATACTTCATCACCGACCTGGACTCCCGGTGCATGTCCGGCCACCCTCCCGGCGCTGCGATCGATGCGTGCAAGGCAGTGCTGGGCGAGTGTTTTGCCCACGAGATGTTCCAGGGGCAGATCGAAGTCGCGTCCCCGATCTTCACCAGCCTTGCGCAAGCCGCGCAGTACTTGGGGGCTGCTCGCCAAGCGTTGCGGCTCGCGCTCCAACCCTATGGTCTGGGATTGCTCACGGCCGGCAGTCATCCTCTGGCCGACTGGCGTACGCAACAGGCCACGGAACAAACCCACTTTCTGAAACTGTTCGATGACTACCAGCACGTCGCCTGGCGTAGCCTGCTATCCGGTCTGCACGTGCATGTCGAGGTGCCCGGCCATCTGGATCGCATTCGCGTGATGAACGAGGTCTTGCCGTGGATGCCGTTGTTGCTCGCGCTCAGCTGCTCCTCGCCTTTCTGGAACGGTGCCGACAGCGGCTTTATGAGCTATCGCCAGACGGCTTGCGATGAATGGCCGAGGATGGGTGTTCCGGAGTACTTCGAAGATCAGGTTGCCTATGATGCCTACGTCGACTTGCTGATCCGTACCGGCACCATCCACCAGGCCAGCGAATGCTGGTGGGGTGTGCGACCCGCGACCCGGTTTCCGACCCTGGAGCTGCGGATGACGGATGCGTGCCCGCGCCTGGACGATGCTCTGTGCATTGCTTCCCTGTTTCGATTGCTGGTCGCCTGTGCCATCGATCAACCCCGCCCGGGATCGAACTGGGCACAGGAATCGCGATGGATCCTCCAGGAAAATCGTTGGCGGGCGAAGCGATTCGGCATCCACGCGTCCTTCATTGTCGAGGGTTACGACCGGCCTTTTTCTGCCGAGCAATGGTTGTTCATGGCAGAGCAGATCTTTGGCGACGCCGCGCAGGTCATGGGCGTGGAGGAAGTCTTTTCCCAGGCGCGCCGGATTCTGCTGCAGGGGACCAGTGCAGAACGTCAGCGCAATCTCTACCGCCAAGTCCTGCACAACACCGGGGATGTGCAGGCCGCGCTGGCGGGTGTGGTGGATCAATTGCTGAGGGAGACGGCAGAGCAACCCTGTCTCAGCAACGACCCGACGCGCGCAGTGTGCGAGTCATGA
- a CDS encoding TonB-dependent siderophore receptor — translation MFNPWPHTLSAAVALAILASPALAQAQDLSFNLPAGPLASTLNAIASQSGHIVSLEPSLVQGKQAPAVIGRMPAAEAMQRALTGSGLQLRVTEQGNFSVEPVTDGNTTLQLGATNIVERSIDATTEGSGSYAARAVTIGKGTHTLKEIPQSVTVMTRKQMDDQGLTDLKDAANQTTGLVGVQGVGKGMILTSRGFQIDDWQYDGVPIPRNTYALGNWATQDLIFFDRMEVLRGASGLLQGTGSPGGAINLVRKRGQYAPTVTLTGKAGSWDHYGLQLDAGGPLNQTGTVRGRFVADEDQSQSFTDYEWSKTHSLYGALDFDLREDTTLGLAVSHSDGESRPMIRGLPRYADGSPVNVSRSTYTGARWNHSDIDVTTVYADLEHRFNEDWAFKVGAVRMTEDNQAKNQRLQTSGDGLNADGSGVQYADFVSDFDATKIGLDMNLVGRFEALSMQQEVMLGGNYSKFTSDDRFARTFNNSSDTLFGIDHDRPEISYDGLLNTPGGRATPSKYDIRQKGLYGSWRVKPIEPLTLVLGSRVSWYDYSYTSATQAAFSNVAIEEAPSTTNETGEFTPYAGIVYDLNREWAVYASYTDVFEPQTARTTSGSVLKPVIGSNYEIGLKGELMDGRVNTSLAVFRYDQENRAVNDVASGFACDGWYCSTASGKVRSQGIEAEISGEVLSGLQLFAGYTYNTTKYLEDPVDEGRVFSQWTPKHMLRVWSDYQFSGDWSRVSTGLGFTTQSHTLGYERTYEIPGYTVWNARLGYQLTPEIDLALNANNLFDKNYYTAGYNQLNGNNYFGDPRNVMFSVKYTPTF, via the coding sequence GTGTTCAACCCGTGGCCTCACACCCTTTCCGCTGCCGTTGCCTTGGCAATCCTGGCCAGCCCTGCCCTGGCACAGGCCCAAGACCTGTCCTTCAACCTGCCGGCCGGCCCCCTGGCCAGCACGCTCAATGCCATCGCCAGCCAGAGCGGTCATATCGTTTCCCTCGAACCCTCGCTGGTGCAAGGCAAACAGGCACCGGCGGTGATCGGCCGGATGCCCGCCGCCGAGGCGATGCAAAGGGCACTGACCGGCAGCGGCCTGCAACTGCGCGTCACCGAGCAAGGCAACTTCAGCGTCGAACCGGTCACGGACGGCAACACCACGTTGCAACTGGGTGCCACCAACATCGTCGAACGCAGTATCGATGCCACCACCGAAGGCTCGGGCTCCTACGCGGCACGGGCGGTGACTATCGGCAAGGGCACCCATACCCTGAAGGAAATTCCGCAGTCGGTCACCGTGATGACCCGCAAGCAGATGGACGACCAGGGGCTGACCGATCTTAAAGATGCCGCCAACCAGACCACCGGACTGGTCGGCGTCCAGGGCGTGGGCAAAGGCATGATCCTGACGTCGCGCGGCTTCCAGATCGATGACTGGCAGTACGACGGCGTGCCGATCCCGCGCAACACCTACGCGCTGGGCAACTGGGCCACCCAGGACCTGATTTTCTTCGATCGCATGGAAGTGTTGCGCGGCGCCTCTGGCTTGCTGCAGGGCACCGGCAGCCCCGGCGGTGCGATCAACCTGGTGCGCAAACGCGGCCAGTACGCACCGACCGTGACCCTCACCGGCAAGGCCGGTTCCTGGGATCATTACGGCCTGCAACTGGACGCCGGCGGACCGCTGAACCAGACCGGCACCGTGCGTGGCCGCTTCGTCGCCGACGAAGACCAGAGCCAATCCTTCACCGACTACGAATGGAGCAAGACCCACTCGCTGTACGGCGCGCTGGACTTCGATCTGCGCGAAGACACCACCCTGGGCCTGGCCGTCAGCCACTCCGACGGCGAGTCGCGACCGATGATCCGCGGCCTGCCCCGCTACGCTGACGGCAGCCCGGTCAATGTGTCGCGTTCGACCTACACCGGTGCGCGCTGGAACCATTCGGATATCGACGTCACCACGGTCTATGCCGATCTGGAGCACCGTTTCAACGAGGACTGGGCCTTCAAGGTCGGTGCGGTGCGCATGACCGAAGACAACCAGGCGAAAAACCAACGGCTGCAAACCTCCGGCGACGGCCTCAACGCCGATGGCAGTGGCGTGCAATACGCCGATTTCGTGTCGGACTTCGACGCCACCAAGATCGGTCTGGACATGAACCTCGTCGGGCGCTTCGAGGCCTTGTCGATGCAGCAAGAGGTCATGCTGGGCGGCAACTACTCCAAGTTCACCTCGGACGACCGTTTTGCGCGGACCTTCAACAACAGCAGCGACACCCTCTTCGGCATCGATCATGACCGCCCTGAAATCAGCTACGACGGTTTGCTCAATACCCCCGGTGGCCGCGCGACCCCGAGCAAATACGACATCCGGCAAAAAGGCCTGTACGGCAGCTGGCGGGTCAAGCCGATCGAGCCGCTGACCCTGGTGCTCGGCTCCCGGGTCAGCTGGTACGACTACAGCTACACGTCGGCGACCCAGGCCGCGTTCAGCAACGTCGCCATCGAGGAGGCCCCCAGTACCACCAACGAAACCGGCGAGTTCACACCCTACGCCGGCATCGTCTACGACCTGAACCGCGAATGGGCGGTCTACGCCAGCTACACCGACGTCTTCGAACCACAAACCGCACGCACCACGAGCGGCTCGGTGCTCAAGCCGGTGATCGGCAGCAACTACGAAATCGGTCTCAAGGGCGAGCTGATGGATGGCCGGGTCAATACATCCCTGGCGGTGTTCCGTTACGACCAGGAGAATCGTGCGGTCAACGATGTCGCCTCGGGTTTCGCCTGTGACGGCTGGTACTGCTCGACCGCCTCGGGGAAAGTTCGCAGCCAGGGGATCGAGGCGGAAATCAGTGGCGAAGTGCTCAGCGGCCTGCAACTGTTTGCCGGCTACACCTACAACACCACCAAATACCTCGAAGATCCGGTCGACGAAGGCAGGGTCTTCAGCCAGTGGACGCCCAAACACATGCTGCGGGTCTGGAGCGACTATCAGTTCAGCGGCGACTGGAGCCGGGTCAGCACCGGGCTGGGCTTTACCACCCAAAGCCACACCCTGGGTTACGAACGCACATACGAGATACCCGGCTACACCGTATGGAATGCTCGCCTGGGCTATCAACTCACCCCGGAAATCGACCTGGCATTGAATGCCAACAACCTGTTCGACAAGAACTATTACACGGCGGGGTACAACCAGCTCAATGGCAACAACTACTTCGGTGACCCGCGAAACGTCATGTTCAGCGTGAAATACACCCCTACGTTCTAA
- a CDS encoding FecR domain-containing protein, with protein sequence MNKTRLDPVSEQAIDWMVRLRAGKPDAALQERFNAWLAMDPEHAQAWATLQERLGGSFNTVRALDRRVPGQAGEARQLLLQPHGSRRDALRVIAGLGLLGGGLWLGARSPLGDSLLADLHTGRSQRQDFDLADGSRLSLNADSAVDLQFDEQQRLVILRHGELVIEVAADPLRPLRVRTAQGEIRALGTRFLVAQEQDASRVVVLQHSVQARLFDGTTLDLQAGQSALLSARQIEAVAGDQRHRADWLSGRLNVLDEPLEQVVEALRPYSRGFVRVAPEVRHLRVQGVFPLDDPDRTFTALAETLPIRVNRYSPWLTLIRAK encoded by the coding sequence ATGAACAAGACGCGCCTGGACCCCGTCAGCGAGCAGGCCATTGACTGGATGGTGCGCCTGCGCGCCGGCAAGCCAGACGCCGCATTGCAGGAGCGGTTCAATGCCTGGCTGGCGATGGATCCTGAGCATGCCCAGGCCTGGGCAACATTGCAGGAGCGACTCGGCGGTTCCTTCAACACGGTGCGCGCGCTGGATCGACGCGTGCCCGGACAGGCCGGCGAAGCGCGCCAACTGCTGCTGCAGCCCCATGGCTCGCGGCGCGACGCATTACGTGTGATTGCCGGCCTGGGCCTGCTCGGTGGCGGTTTGTGGCTGGGGGCGCGCAGTCCGCTGGGTGATTCGCTGCTGGCTGACCTGCACACCGGCCGCAGCCAGCGCCAGGACTTCGATCTGGCCGACGGCAGCCGCCTGAGCCTGAACGCCGACAGCGCGGTGGACTTGCAATTCGACGAGCAGCAACGGCTGGTGATTCTGCGCCACGGCGAACTGGTGATCGAGGTGGCGGCCGATCCCCTGCGTCCACTGCGGGTACGCACGGCCCAAGGCGAAATACGTGCGCTCGGCACGCGTTTCCTGGTCGCTCAGGAGCAGGACGCCAGTCGCGTGGTCGTGCTGCAGCATTCGGTTCAGGCCCGGTTGTTCGACGGCACCACGCTGGATCTGCAAGCAGGTCAGTCAGCCTTGTTGTCTGCCCGGCAGATTGAGGCCGTTGCCGGCGACCAGCGCCATCGCGCCGACTGGCTCAGTGGACGGCTGAATGTGCTGGATGAACCACTGGAGCAGGTGGTCGAGGCGCTGCGCCCGTACAGCCGAGGTTTTGTTCGGGTTGCACCCGAGGTTCGCCACCTGCGGGTACAGGGGGTATTCCCGCTCGACGACCCCGATCGGACTTTCACCGCGCTCGCCGAAACCCTGCCGATACGGGTGAATCGCTACAGCCCCTGGTTGACGCTGATTCGGGCGAAATAG
- a CDS encoding polyamine ABC transporter substrate-binding protein, whose product MDTMKRMLGVTVCGLTLLAGAAQAEQRELRVYNWADYILPSVPKDFAQNTGIKVTWDTFDTNESLEAKLLTGNSGYDLVVPSNQFIETQIKAGVFQKLDKSKLPNWQHQDPALLKLLDKNDPGNQYGVPYMYGTVLIGFNPDKVKAALGENAPVDSWDLVFKPENMEKLKACGVAMLDSPSEILPLALHYLGLDPNSQNPDDYEKAKALMLKIRPYVTYFNSAKYMTDIANGDICVAIGYSGSFYQFGNRAKEAGNGVVVDWRLPKEGAPIWFDTFAIPKSAKNVDEAHEFLNTLLDPKVIAPISDFLGYPNANKDSIALINKEITGNPNLTPTSEALKTLYVVQPLPQKLERVRTRVWTSIKSGN is encoded by the coding sequence ATGGACACGATGAAACGCATGCTGGGCGTCACTGTTTGCGGGCTGACGCTGCTGGCCGGCGCAGCACAGGCCGAACAGCGCGAACTGAGGGTGTACAACTGGGCGGACTACATCCTGCCCTCGGTGCCCAAGGACTTCGCCCAGAACACCGGCATCAAAGTCACCTGGGACACCTTCGACACCAACGAGTCCCTGGAAGCCAAGCTGCTGACCGGCAACTCGGGATACGACCTGGTGGTGCCGTCGAACCAGTTCATCGAAACCCAGATCAAGGCCGGCGTTTTCCAGAAACTCGACAAGTCGAAACTGCCGAACTGGCAGCACCAGGACCCGGCACTGCTCAAGCTGCTGGACAAGAACGACCCCGGCAATCAATACGGCGTGCCCTACATGTACGGCACCGTGCTGATCGGCTTCAATCCGGACAAGGTCAAGGCCGCACTGGGTGAGAACGCACCGGTGGACAGCTGGGACCTGGTGTTCAAGCCCGAGAACATGGAGAAGCTCAAGGCCTGTGGCGTGGCGATGCTCGACTCGCCTTCGGAAATCCTGCCGCTGGCCCTGCATTACCTGGGGCTCGACCCCAACAGTCAGAACCCGGACGATTATGAAAAAGCCAAGGCGCTGATGCTGAAGATTCGTCCCTACGTCACCTACTTCAACTCGGCCAAGTACATGACCGACATCGCCAATGGCGATATTTGCGTCGCCATCGGCTACTCCGGCAGCTTCTACCAGTTCGGCAATCGCGCCAAAGAGGCCGGCAACGGCGTGGTCGTCGACTGGCGCCTGCCGAAGGAAGGCGCGCCGATCTGGTTTGACACCTTTGCCATTCCCAAGAGCGCGAAGAACGTCGACGAGGCCCACGAGTTCCTCAACACCTTGCTCGACCCCAAAGTCATCGCCCCGATCAGTGACTTCCTCGGGTATCCCAATGCCAACAAGGACTCGATTGCGCTGATCAACAAGGAGATCACCGGCAACCCGAACTTGACGCCGACGAGTGAGGCGTTGAAAACGCTATACGTGGTGCAACCGTTGCCGCAGAAGCTTGAGCGGGTTCGGACCCGGGTCTGGACCAGTATCAAGTCCGGCAATTAA
- the yghX gene encoding YghX family hydrolase, whose amino-acid sequence MTRLTAKDFAPELLELYDYYAHGKINRREFLDRAALFTLGGLTANALLAALSPNYALAEQVEFTDPDIIAEYVTYPSPKGNGQVRGYLVRPAKAGGKVPGVVVVHENRGLNPYIEDVARRVAKAGFIALAPDGLTSVGGYPGNDDKGRELQATVDPEKLMNDFFAAIEWLMKHDATTGKVGITGFCYGGGVVNAAAVAYPELGAGVSFYGRQAEARDVPRIKAPLMLHYGELDTRINEGWPAYEKALKAAGKTYEAHIYPGANHGFHNDSTPRYDDAAARLAWDRTLEWFRRYLV is encoded by the coding sequence ATGACCCGTCTCACTGCGAAAGACTTCGCCCCGGAACTGCTCGAACTGTACGACTACTATGCCCACGGCAAGATCAACCGGCGCGAGTTTCTCGATCGTGCTGCGTTGTTCACCCTGGGCGGTTTGACGGCGAACGCGCTCCTCGCCGCGCTGAGCCCGAACTATGCGCTTGCCGAGCAGGTCGAGTTTACCGACCCGGACATCATCGCCGAGTACGTCACCTACCCCTCGCCAAAGGGCAACGGGCAGGTCCGTGGTTATCTGGTGCGCCCGGCGAAGGCCGGCGGCAAGGTGCCAGGGGTGGTGGTCGTGCATGAAAACCGCGGGCTCAACCCGTACATCGAGGATGTCGCGCGGCGCGTGGCCAAGGCCGGTTTCATCGCCCTGGCCCCCGATGGCCTGACCTCGGTCGGCGGCTATCCGGGCAACGATGACAAAGGCCGGGAGCTGCAGGCGACCGTCGACCCTGAAAAGCTCATGAACGATTTTTTCGCCGCCATCGAATGGCTGATGAAGCACGACGCAACCACTGGCAAAGTCGGCATCACCGGATTCTGTTACGGCGGTGGCGTGGTCAATGCCGCGGCGGTGGCTTATCCGGAACTGGGGGCTGGCGTGTCCTTTTATGGCCGCCAGGCAGAGGCCAGGGACGTCCCCCGGATCAAGGCGCCCTTGATGCTGCACTATGGCGAACTGGATACCCGTATCAACGAAGGCTGGCCGGCCTATGAGAAGGCGTTGAAAGCCGCGGGCAAGACCTATGAAGCCCACATTTATCCGGGCGCCAACCACGGTTTCCATAACGACTCCACGCCCCGGTACGATGACGCGGCGGCGCGGTTGGCCTGGGACCGGACGCTGGAGTGGTTTCGACGGTATCTGGTTTAG
- a CDS encoding pyridoxal-phosphate dependent enzyme, with protein MPNDSRPAVLELIGNTPLVRISRFDTGPCTLFLKLESQNPGGSIKDRIGLAMIDAAERDGRLRPGGTIVEATAGNTGLGLALVGRAKGYRVVLVVPDKMSTEKVLHLKAMGAEVHITRSDVGKGHPEYYQDVAAKLAREIPDAFFADQFNNPANPLAHECSTAPEIWAQTQHDVDAIVVGVGSAGTLTGLTRFFSRVQPDLVMVLADPVGSVMAEYSRSGTLVTPGSWAVEGIGEDFIPSIADLSSVRHAYSISDEESFDHARQLLRAEGILGGSSTGTLLAAALRYCREQTEPKRVVSFVCDTGTRYLSKVYNDQWMNDQGLLKYKHYDDLRDLIARRFEDGRVISVGPDDTLLTAFQRMRLADVSQLPVLVDGQRLVGVIDESDILLGMQEDPSHFRMSVASAMTDKLQTLPPGASLAELQAELDRGLVAIIADASGFHGLITRVDLLNHLRRALT; from the coding sequence ATGCCGAACGACTCCCGCCCCGCCGTGCTCGAACTGATTGGCAATACGCCGCTGGTGCGTATCAGCCGCTTCGATACCGGCCCGTGCACCCTCTTCCTCAAACTTGAATCGCAAAACCCCGGCGGCTCGATCAAGGACCGCATCGGCCTGGCGATGATCGACGCCGCCGAGCGCGATGGCCGCCTGCGACCGGGCGGCACCATAGTCGAGGCCACAGCCGGCAACACCGGCCTGGGTCTGGCCCTGGTCGGCCGCGCCAAGGGCTACCGGGTGGTGCTGGTGGTGCCGGACAAGATGTCCACCGAGAAGGTCCTGCACCTCAAGGCCATGGGGGCCGAGGTGCACATCACCCGCTCCGACGTGGGCAAGGGCCATCCCGAGTACTACCAGGATGTGGCGGCGAAACTGGCGCGTGAAATTCCCGACGCCTTCTTCGCCGATCAGTTCAACAACCCGGCCAACCCCCTGGCCCATGAGTGCAGCACCGCTCCGGAGATCTGGGCGCAGACTCAACATGATGTGGACGCCATCGTGGTCGGCGTCGGGTCGGCCGGCACCCTGACCGGGCTGACCCGCTTTTTCAGCCGGGTGCAGCCGGACCTGGTCATGGTGCTCGCCGACCCGGTGGGTTCGGTGATGGCCGAGTACAGCCGCAGCGGCACCCTAGTCACGCCCGGCTCCTGGGCCGTGGAAGGCATTGGCGAGGACTTCATTCCGTCGATTGCCGATCTGTCGAGCGTGCGCCACGCCTATTCGATCAGCGATGAAGAAAGCTTCGACCATGCCCGTCAACTGCTGCGCGCCGAAGGCATCCTCGGTGGCTCTTCGACCGGCACCCTGCTGGCCGCGGCACTGCGTTACTGCCGCGAGCAAACCGAGCCGAAACGGGTCGTCAGTTTCGTCTGCGACACCGGCACCCGTTACTTGTCGAAGGTCTACAACGACCAGTGGATGAACGATCAGGGGTTGCTGAAGTACAAGCACTATGACGATCTGCGCGACCTGATCGCCCGGCGCTTCGAGGATGGCCGGGTGATCAGCGTCGGCCCGGACGACACCCTGCTTACCGCGTTCCAGCGCATGCGCCTGGCGGATGTGTCGCAACTGCCGGTGCTGGTGGACGGCCAGCGGCTGGTCGGGGTGATCGACGAGTCCGATATTCTGCTGGGCATGCAGGAGGATCCCTCGCACTTTCGCATGAGCGTGGCCAGCGCGATGACGGACAAGCTGCAAACCCTGCCGCCTGGCGCCAGCCTGGCTGAACTGCAGGCAGAGCTCGACCGCGGGTTGGTGGCGATCATCGCCGATGCGTCGGGCTTCCACGGCCTGATTACCCGAGTCGACCTGCTCAACCACTTACGGAGAGCCCTGACATGA
- a CDS encoding cystathionine gamma-synthase: MSQHDENAASRAFATRVIHAGQVPDPTTGALMPPIYANSTYLQQSPGVHKGFDYGRSHNPTRFALERCVADLEGGTQAFAFASGLATISTVLELLDTGAHIVSGNDLYGGTFRLFDKVRRRSAGLRFSFVDLSDLTAFEAALQDDTRMVMVETPSNPLLSLTDLAAIARICRDRDIICVADNTFASPWIQRPLELGFDIVLHSTTKYLNGHSDVIGGIAVVGQNAELAERLGFLQNAVGAIAGPFDAFLTLRGVKTLALRMERHCSNALELAQWLERQPQVAHVYYPGLPSHPQHELARQQMRGFGGMISLDLNSDLAGARRFLESVQIFALAESLGGVESLIEHPAIMTHATIPAETRAQLGIGDALVRLSVGVEDVEDLRADLSQALARI; the protein is encoded by the coding sequence ATGAGTCAACACGATGAAAACGCAGCCTCCCGCGCCTTCGCTACCCGCGTGATCCACGCCGGCCAAGTGCCGGACCCCACCACCGGGGCGCTGATGCCACCGATCTACGCCAACTCCACCTACTTGCAACAGAGCCCCGGCGTGCACAAGGGTTTCGACTACGGGCGCTCGCACAACCCGACGCGCTTTGCCCTGGAGCGTTGCGTCGCGGATCTCGAAGGCGGTACCCAGGCCTTTGCCTTCGCCTCCGGGCTGGCGACGATTTCCACAGTGCTGGAACTGCTCGACACCGGTGCGCACATCGTCTCCGGCAACGATCTGTACGGCGGGACTTTCCGTCTGTTCGACAAGGTGCGTCGGCGCAGCGCCGGGCTTCGCTTCAGCTTCGTCGACCTTTCGGACCTGACGGCCTTCGAAGCCGCGCTGCAGGATGACACGCGCATGGTCATGGTCGAGACCCCGAGCAATCCTCTGCTGAGCCTCACTGACCTGGCGGCCATCGCGCGCATCTGCCGTGACCGGGACATCATTTGTGTCGCCGACAATACCTTCGCCAGCCCGTGGATACAGCGCCCGCTGGAACTGGGCTTCGACATCGTGCTGCATTCGACGACCAAGTACCTGAACGGCCACTCCGACGTGATCGGCGGCATCGCCGTGGTCGGCCAAAATGCCGAACTGGCCGAGCGCCTGGGTTTCCTGCAGAACGCGGTGGGCGCTATCGCCGGGCCGTTCGACGCCTTTCTGACCCTGCGCGGGGTGAAAACCCTGGCACTGCGCATGGAGCGCCACTGCAGCAACGCGCTGGAGCTGGCGCAATGGCTGGAGCGTCAGCCGCAAGTGGCACACGTCTATTATCCGGGGCTGCCCTCGCACCCGCAGCACGAACTGGCGCGGCAGCAGATGCGCGGTTTCGGCGGGATGATTTCCCTCGACCTCAACAGCGACCTGGCCGGTGCCAGACGCTTCCTCGAAAGTGTGCAGATCTTTGCCCTGGCTGAAAGCCTGGGCGGCGTGGAAAGCCTGATCGAGCACCCGGCGATCATGACCCACGCGACCATTCCTGCCGAGACCCGTGCGCAGCTGGGCATCGGCGATGCGCTGGTGCGGTTGTCGGTGGGGGTGGAGGATGTGGAGGACCTGCGGGCGGACTTGAGCCAGGCGCTGGCGCGGATTTAA
- a CDS encoding sigma-70 family RNA polymerase sigma factor yields MHSLSTSKLGFFFSDHHRWLLQHIQRRLRNHADAEDTAADTFCQMLTARVDPDSIEQPRAYLSTIARRLIFDRHRRRKLELAYLERLSTVPEALAPSPEEQLQLIEALVAIDRAIDGLPLVVKATFLYSQLDGLSYVAIAQKLGLSERTVSRYMKQALRQCYLSELAP; encoded by the coding sequence GTGCACTCTCTATCGACCAGCAAGCTGGGCTTCTTTTTCAGCGACCATCATCGTTGGCTGCTGCAGCATATTCAGCGACGCCTGCGTAACCATGCGGACGCCGAGGACACTGCCGCCGATACGTTTTGCCAGATGCTGACAGCCCGCGTCGACCCCGACAGCATCGAACAGCCTCGCGCCTACCTGTCGACCATCGCCCGCCGGTTGATTTTCGATCGGCATCGGCGACGCAAGCTGGAGTTGGCTTACCTGGAACGCCTGTCGACCGTGCCCGAAGCACTGGCGCCCTCCCCCGAAGAACAGTTGCAGCTGATTGAAGCGCTGGTCGCCATCGACCGGGCAATCGACGGCTTGCCGCTGGTGGTCAAGGCGACCTTCCTCTACAGCCAGCTGGACGGGCTGAGTTATGTGGCCATTGCGCAAAAACTCGGGTTGTCGGAACGCACGGTCAGCCGCTACATGAAACAGGCACTGCGTCAGTGCTACCTCAGCGAACTGGCGCCATGA